A genomic segment from Triticum dicoccoides isolate Atlit2015 ecotype Zavitan chromosome 1A, WEW_v2.0, whole genome shotgun sequence encodes:
- the LOC119352974 gene encoding uncharacterized protein LOC119352974: MAGAGPGEKPPRPPAGLPAAATAAPGGGDTSLLGAGGLSDSGTGVRGVVVRRAPHDRVIGEEEESGRPTPTASVTGQRVGDADDTIPSAAALRADTARFLANLTVVDHASSSATVPARQPSTEVAPTASELLDPKSKECLLDMRPDSEDPLFTQTQVRPRGDVGVIGYRRPGRGAADAPGADSAATMAMVPRALGAQLERAPQPHGALLPSLYQPSGPKGFVQPDRDRRLALASHGRHSRAPSPANLVMISQADVDRGWAALQQATIERDMLIRQNHDLATALQEAAGRTQGLQQECQFLRQELQRHQTQRGSGVAGQHECWDCFSRPAEVVAVPCLHKCLCNRCYVKRHTCPYCGLCWLHSLEALFGSFRFEGVWRGLRGIKSPTSQNPPQSPQILSNPLVGGRGINRTSNE, from the exons ATGGCGGGCGCGGGTCCCGGCGAGAAGCCGCCGCGGCCTCCTGCTGGGCTGCCGGCGGCGGCGACCGCGGCGCCCGGCGGCGGCGACACCTCCCTTCTCGGCGCAG GCGGGCTGAGTGATTCGGGGACGGGGGTTCGTGGGGTTGTGGTGAGGAGGGCGCCGCACGATCGCGTCATCGGCGAGGAGGAAGAATCGGGGCGTCCGACGCCGACCGCCTCGGTCACGGGACAGCGCGTGGGCGACGCCGACGATACCATC CCTTCTGCGGCGGCGCTGCGCGCCGACACGGCCCGTTTTCTGGCGAACCTCACTGTCGTCGACCATGCTTCCTCTTCCGCGACGGTCCCCGCGCGCCAGCCCAGCACGGAGGTGGCGCCGACAGCATCAGAACTGCTCGACCCCAAGTCCAAGGAGTGCCTGCTCGACATGCGTCCCGACTCGGAGGACCCGCTCTTCACACAGACACAGGTGAGGCCGCGCGGCGACGTCGGCGTGATCGGCTACAGAAGGCCAGGAAGGGGAGCCGCAGATGCTCCAGGCGCGGATTCTGccgcgacgatggccatggtgcccAGAGCTCTGGGCGCGCAGCTGGAGCGGGCGCCGCAGCCGCACGGCGCACTCCTCCCCTCGCTGTACCAGCCATCGGGACCAAAGGGGTTCGTGCAACCTGACCGTGACCGCAGGCTCGCCCTCGCCTCCCATGGGCGCCACAGCAGGGCACCCTCGCCGGCAAACTTGGTCATGATATCG CAAGCTGACGTTGATCGCGGCTGGGCGGCACTGCAACAGGCGACCATCGAACGcgacatgctcatccgccagaaccACGACCTTGCTACGGCTCTCCAGGAAGCGGCCGGGCGCACCCAAGGTCTACAGCAAGAATGTCAGTTCCTCCGCCAAGAGCTGCAACGGCACCAGACGCAGCGCGGCAGCGGCGTGGCCGGCCAGCATGAGTGCTGGGACTGCTTCTCCAGGCCAGCGGAGGTGGTGGCCGTTCCTTGCCTTCACAAGTGCCTCTGCAATAGATGCTACGTCAAGCGCCACACGTGCCCCTACTGCGGCCTTTGTTGGCTTCATTCTCTTGAGGCCTTGTTCGGTTCCTTCAGATTTGAAGGGGTTTGGAGGGGATTGAGAGGGATTAAATCCCCCACAAGTCAAAATCCACCTCAATCCCCTCAAATCCTCTCCAATCCCCTTGTGGGAGGGAGAGGGATTAACCGAACAAGCAATGAGTGA